One Falco naumanni isolate bFalNau1 chromosome 13, bFalNau1.pat, whole genome shotgun sequence DNA segment encodes these proteins:
- the ZNF639 gene encoding zinc finger protein 639 isoform X2, with the protein MNEHPKKRKRKTLHPSRYSDSSGASKYIDNSGIFSDHCYSVCSMKQPDTKFSENRGRFHSPVQSLDTDDDGSPVHAGTSQWSGSHSNIVGLHYTDPTKKKDKDKGTNNGTCRDLCDSPIFSDSPTEEEKPLDIQTVEISTTEVNAVEVHDIETQTVSPEKLEAEDLEDIPLETCKIFEKNQALNITAQQKWPLLRANSSGLYKCELCEFNSKYFSDLKQHMILKHKTCTDTHVCKVCKESFSSKVQLIEHVKLHEEDPYICKYCDYKTVIFENLSQHIADTHFNDHLYWCEQCDMQFSSSSELYLHFQEHSCDEQYLCQFCEHETNDPEDLHSHVVNEHACRLIELSDSYNNKERGQFSLINKISFDKCKNFFVCQVCGFRSRLHTNVNRHVAIEHTKIFPHVCDDCGKGFSGMLEYCKHLSSHLSEGIYLCQYCEYSTGQIEDLKTHLDFRHSADLPHKCTDCLMRFGNEKDLLSHLQIHETA; encoded by the exons ATGAATGAACACcctaaaaagaggaaaaggaagactCTACATCCTTCTCGATATTCAG ATTCTTCAGGTGCAAGCAAATACATAGACAACAGTGGGATTTTTTCTGACCACTGCTATAGTGTCTGTTCTATGAAACAGCCAGATacaaagttttctgaaaacagag GTAGATTCCACAGTCCTGTGCAGAGCTTAGACACAGATGATGACGGGAGTCCAGTGCATGCTGGGACTTCTCAGTGGAGTGGGTCACATTCAAACATCGTGGGGTTACACTATACAGACCCTACTAAAAAGAAGGATAAAG ATAAAGGTACTAATAATGGGACGTGCAGAGACTTATGTGATTCACCTATATTTAGTGACAGCCCTACAGAAGAAGAGAAACCTCTAGATATTCAGACGGTAGAAATTTCTACAACAGAAGTGAATGCTGTGGAAGTTCACGATATTGAAACACAAACTGTGTCGCCTGAGAAGCTAGAAGCTGAGGACCTAGAGGACATCCCTCTGGAAACCTGTAAAATCTTTGAGAAGAACCAGGCTTTGAATATCACAGCTCAACAGAAATGGCCTTTGCTGAGAGCTAACAGCAGTGGCTTGTACAAGTGTGAGCTCTGTGAGTTTAACAGCAAATACTTTTCTGATTTAAAGCAGCACATGATCCTGAAGCATAAGACATGTACAGACACTCACGTCTGTAAAGTTTGTAAAGAAAGCTTTTCCAGCAAAGTGCAGCTTATTGAACATGTAAAACTACATGAGGAGGATCCATACATCTGTAAATACTGCGATTACAAAACAGTGATATTTGAGAATCTGAGTCAGCACATAGCAGACACGCACTTCAATGACCACCTTTACTGGTGTGAGCAGTGTGATATGCAGTTCTCCTCGAGCAGCGAGTTGTACCTGCACTTCCAGGAGCACAGCTGTGATGAGCAGTATTTGTGTCAGTTCTGTGAGCATGAAACCAATGATCCAGAAGATCTGCACAGCCATGTGGTGAATGAACATGCATGTCGACTGATAGAGCTAAGCGACAGCTATAACAACAAGGAGCGTGGACAGTTCAGTCTCAtaaacaaaatcagttttgacAAGTGCAAAAACTTCTTTGTATGCCAGGTGTGTGGCTTTAGGAGCAGGCTGCATACAAATGTCAACAGGCATGTAGCTATTGAGCACACCAAAATATTCCCTCATGTTTGTGATGACTGTGGGAAGGGCTTTTCAGGTATGTTGGAATATTGCAAGCATTTAAGCTCTCATTTATCTGAAGGGATTTATTTGTGTCAATACTGTGAATATTCAACAGGACAGATTGAAGACCTTAAAACTCATTTGGATTTCAGGCATTCAGCAGATTTGCCTCATAAATGTACTGATTGTTTAATGagatttggaaatgaaaaagatctTTTAAGTCATCTTCAGATACATGAGACAGCATGa
- the ZNF639 gene encoding zinc finger protein 639 isoform X1 encodes MNEHPKKRKRKTLHPSRYSDSSGASKYIDNSGIFSDHCYSVCSMKQPDTKFSENRGRFHSPVQSLDTDDDGSPVHAGTSQWSGSHSNIVGLHYTDPTKKKDKGKDKGTNNGTCRDLCDSPIFSDSPTEEEKPLDIQTVEISTTEVNAVEVHDIETQTVSPEKLEAEDLEDIPLETCKIFEKNQALNITAQQKWPLLRANSSGLYKCELCEFNSKYFSDLKQHMILKHKTCTDTHVCKVCKESFSSKVQLIEHVKLHEEDPYICKYCDYKTVIFENLSQHIADTHFNDHLYWCEQCDMQFSSSSELYLHFQEHSCDEQYLCQFCEHETNDPEDLHSHVVNEHACRLIELSDSYNNKERGQFSLINKISFDKCKNFFVCQVCGFRSRLHTNVNRHVAIEHTKIFPHVCDDCGKGFSGMLEYCKHLSSHLSEGIYLCQYCEYSTGQIEDLKTHLDFRHSADLPHKCTDCLMRFGNEKDLLSHLQIHETA; translated from the exons ATGAATGAACACcctaaaaagaggaaaaggaagactCTACATCCTTCTCGATATTCAG ATTCTTCAGGTGCAAGCAAATACATAGACAACAGTGGGATTTTTTCTGACCACTGCTATAGTGTCTGTTCTATGAAACAGCCAGATacaaagttttctgaaaacagag GTAGATTCCACAGTCCTGTGCAGAGCTTAGACACAGATGATGACGGGAGTCCAGTGCATGCTGGGACTTCTCAGTGGAGTGGGTCACATTCAAACATCGTGGGGTTACACTATACAGACCCTACTAAAAAGAAGGATAAAGGTAAAG ATAAAGGTACTAATAATGGGACGTGCAGAGACTTATGTGATTCACCTATATTTAGTGACAGCCCTACAGAAGAAGAGAAACCTCTAGATATTCAGACGGTAGAAATTTCTACAACAGAAGTGAATGCTGTGGAAGTTCACGATATTGAAACACAAACTGTGTCGCCTGAGAAGCTAGAAGCTGAGGACCTAGAGGACATCCCTCTGGAAACCTGTAAAATCTTTGAGAAGAACCAGGCTTTGAATATCACAGCTCAACAGAAATGGCCTTTGCTGAGAGCTAACAGCAGTGGCTTGTACAAGTGTGAGCTCTGTGAGTTTAACAGCAAATACTTTTCTGATTTAAAGCAGCACATGATCCTGAAGCATAAGACATGTACAGACACTCACGTCTGTAAAGTTTGTAAAGAAAGCTTTTCCAGCAAAGTGCAGCTTATTGAACATGTAAAACTACATGAGGAGGATCCATACATCTGTAAATACTGCGATTACAAAACAGTGATATTTGAGAATCTGAGTCAGCACATAGCAGACACGCACTTCAATGACCACCTTTACTGGTGTGAGCAGTGTGATATGCAGTTCTCCTCGAGCAGCGAGTTGTACCTGCACTTCCAGGAGCACAGCTGTGATGAGCAGTATTTGTGTCAGTTCTGTGAGCATGAAACCAATGATCCAGAAGATCTGCACAGCCATGTGGTGAATGAACATGCATGTCGACTGATAGAGCTAAGCGACAGCTATAACAACAAGGAGCGTGGACAGTTCAGTCTCAtaaacaaaatcagttttgacAAGTGCAAAAACTTCTTTGTATGCCAGGTGTGTGGCTTTAGGAGCAGGCTGCATACAAATGTCAACAGGCATGTAGCTATTGAGCACACCAAAATATTCCCTCATGTTTGTGATGACTGTGGGAAGGGCTTTTCAGGTATGTTGGAATATTGCAAGCATTTAAGCTCTCATTTATCTGAAGGGATTTATTTGTGTCAATACTGTGAATATTCAACAGGACAGATTGAAGACCTTAAAACTCATTTGGATTTCAGGCATTCAGCAGATTTGCCTCATAAATGTACTGATTGTTTAATGagatttggaaatgaaaaagatctTTTAAGTCATCTTCAGATACATGAGACAGCATGa